GAGTCTTAACTGTGGGACCGCGCCGCTCTCTTGCTCGCCGGTCTCTGCCGGGGTGCGAGGCTGCGCCCACGTATGCAGCAGGTTCAGCGCGACATAGAGCGCCGCGCGGTTTGTGGCGTAGTTCTCTGTCTGCAAGCGCGCCAGCATGTCGTCAAAGAGTTTCTGCCCGGCTTGGCGACTGTGGAGATTCAAGGCGTTGGCGAGGTTGAACACGTCGTAGGAGACACCGTTGGCGAGAACCCGCTCGCCCATCTCAAGGGCTTTGGCCGTGTCTTTGTCGGCAAGGCGATGCGCCAGTTGCATCTCCAACTGTGTCTCTAAACCGTCCTGCCCCGCCGGCAGTTGGCCGCCGTTGCTCGGTCGCGTCGCCCGCAGCATTTCGAGCGCCAGCTCGGGGTCGTGCTGCGCCACCGTGTTCAGCATCTCGGAGCGCATTTGTGAAACAAACGAATCGAGCTGTAGGTACTGTGGGTCTTTATTATCAATCGCGGCTTGTAGTTCTTTCAGGCTCTCCTGGGCGCTCTTGATGAGCAGGCGAGCGCGCTTTTCATCCGCTGCCCAGACGGCGCTTGCCGTCTGCACCAGAAGGCGCAGGCGGTTTTCCGGTAACTGCAAGGCTTGCGCATCCTTGATAATCTCGTCCGTCATGCTCAGGGCTTTCTTGCGGCGCTCGTCGCGCGCTTTGGCCGCGTCTTCTTTCTTGGCGGCGCTTTGAAAGGCCGCGACCGGCGCGACCCCAATGCAGATGACTACAGCCATCAGCCAGGCGATGGACGGCTTGAAGCTCATGCTTTTTCTCCTATTGGCTGATCCGCGTAAACCGTGCCGGCACTTGCCCGGCCTGGTAACGGCATAAGAAAGCGTGCCACGAAGTTTGAACGGTTTTGCTTGATGATTAGACGCCGGCCATGTGGGTTTGTTCCATAACCCGCGCCGCGCGTCGTCAATGTCTATCGCTTGCAAAGGTTGAACGAATCACGCTCCGGCCTTTGCACAGGTTTTCGCCGGTTGGTTGAATTGGCGCCGCCGCCGCAATAGACTGGCAGAGATAAACCGACGGGAGGCAATAACACATTGAACAAGATTGACCGTGTGATGCAGGCGCTCAAGGGTGAAGCAGTGGACCGCCCGCCATTCAGTTTCTGGTATCACTTCGGCTTGCAGCACGGGCCGGGCCGCAAGCACGCCGAAGCCGAGCTGGATTTCTACCGCGCTTATGACCTCGACTTCTTAAAAGTGATGAACGATTATCCGTACCCGCTGCCTGCGAGGCTTGAAGCCATAGACAGCGCCGACGATTGGCAACGGCTTGAGCCGGTCGGCGGCGGCGCAGATTGCTGGAGCGAACAACTCGCGGCGCTGTCGCTCATCAACGACGAGATCGGCGGCGAGGCGCTGTTCATCGATACGATCTTCAGCCCCTGGACGACCGCGCGCCGGCTGACACGCACAGGAAACCTTCAGGAGGCTCGCGAGCGCCACCCTGAGGCTTTGCTTGCGGCTCTGGACGTGATCGCCACGTCGCTGGCGAGCTATGCGCGGGCGGCAATCGAGCGCGGCGCGGCGGGGATTTTTCTCTCGCTCGGCGCGGCGAGCGATGAAGTGATGAGCGCCGAAGCGTATCAGACCTGGGGCCGCCCTTTCGACCTGAAGGTGCTCGAAGCGGTGCGCGACGCGCCCTTCAACGTGCTGCACGTTCACGGCAAAAAGATTCACTTCGACGCGGTGAGCGATTTCCCCGCAAGCGCCATGAACTGGTCGCACTTCTCGACCCCGCCCGCGCTTGCCGAAGGCCGCCGTCGGTCGAACAAAGCCGTGATGGGCGGCATGGACGAAGTCGCCGCCGCGCACCTGGCGCCGCCTGAAATTGTGAAGCAGATTACAAACGCGATTCAGGAAGTCG
This window of the Blastocatellia bacterium genome carries:
- a CDS encoding uroporphyrinogen decarboxylase family protein, whose amino-acid sequence is MNKIDRVMQALKGEAVDRPPFSFWYHFGLQHGPGRKHAEAELDFYRAYDLDFLKVMNDYPYPLPARLEAIDSADDWQRLEPVGGGADCWSEQLAALSLINDEIGGEALFIDTIFSPWTTARRLTRTGNLQEARERHPEALLAALDVIATSLASYARAAIERGAAGIFLSLGAASDEVMSAEAYQTWGRPFDLKVLEAVRDAPFNVLHVHGKKIHFDAVSDFPASAMNWSHFSTPPALAEGRRRSNKAVMGGMDEVAAAHLAPPEIVKQITNAIQEVGPRGLLIAPGCSVPTDTPVRTLQAVKAALDRLP